TGCACAACTAGTTATCAAGGAATATAGAAGAAGCATCCCTAGTTTTAAGCCCTCAAACATAGCCTTTGGATTTTCAAGTTTGACTTACTAGTATGGAGTAGAGAAAGAAGAGTTTTGCTAAGTATAATTAACTAGTGTGTCAACACACCACTTAAAGTGGGACccattttaactttaaaaaaactttCACGACAATCATTTGTTAGCATAACTGATGTTGTGGTGCGTTGACTGTTGGGTGtgttaaatagattttctcgAGAAAAAATACTCATCCCATCATAAGCCATAGCTATGTTATAATTATGTACTCCATGTGGCATCCTGTGTGGCATATCATTTGAAGTATTGGGGTGAGGCATCTCCTCCATCCCTTAGGGGTGGCTCGACAATCATTAGGGGACTCGCAAGGTGACCTTGTCATCCTTAATGGTGATGGAGGGGTCCCCTCCCCTACCCATATTCACAACCTCCCTTCCCGACCACCCCTCATCTTGAGAGAGGGTGGCGAGGGACCTCACGCCACCCTTGCTTGACAATACAATAGGCACCCCTTCAACCCCCATTGGGTGGATAGGTGGATATCATTGTCAGGTAAGGGCGCCctcattttttaagttttcttattttttataattttttacttggtttcttatatgtttatattttcatatgtCTCGtacatataatttcatatttttcatgtCGCATACAAATTTCTACCCGGTCATATATGCCATGGCGTGACGCCACGTTAATATAGTAGAATAATAGTGTAAAGTTTACCAAATATACTTGCTTATAATCTGTCTTCCTTCAACTTAAAATTGTAGTAATTATAAGATACAATCTACtgaccaaatatatatatatatatatatatatatatatatatccacgaAGACTGACCTTTCTAGCTAGCAATATGATACCTCCACATGATAACTAAAACAGCAGCAATATTGTTTTTGTCAGCATACACCTAAGAGAGTctcaaatatttgaatttgacaGTCATATATTGCCTCTAATATGCCCATGTGAATCCGCATTTTAtgcaaaaataacattaataatcaatcaatcaatttCCTCCTATGTTCTTGTCTGCTTCACATGATTCTCAAAGGAGCAGTTGAGATTATCTCTCACCAAACAGAAATTATCTAATAGGCCTGAAGTCCTTGTCCTGCATCATGGAAACAACAAACCCCACATCAAAGTACAAACGCAAAGGGTTCCCCTAGCAAAGGGCCACAAGTCAAAGTTGTATGGCTCTGTCGTTTGTCAGTTCATGTAATCCTCATGTATCGCACAAACgattattatttataacaaaaaaagtgttatttattattattttatcatttattaatgagatattaaattattaaaaaattattttttattttttgtttagctATCAATCTTTTAATGTCACATCACTAATgatgatttaaaagataataaataatatattttattcatataatagtCTCTCCACTTATCCTTAGCGTGTGCgctaaaattatgataaaaggTTAAATAAGAGATGGCCGCCATTAATCCCGTCAAGGGcttgtttgaaaaaaagtttatatttcaaaattttcattttgttttttctttaaatatcacttaaatataaatatttttaaattaattattataattttttaaaactttcatataaaaaataaaaaataattcaacattttcaaatcataaacaaaaattatattataaaattatattctaacaatattttaacttttaaatattttttattcaattttttctttctcattttttaaaactaaaaaaatacttaattcaaactatcttattactatttataaaattttcatctcgtTTCATTCCTCTAGCAATCCCTTAGTGTTCAAGTAAATTCTCCATGTTTGATTATGAGAGACGTGGATCATTGTCTCTTACCCCCTCAATAGTAATTAGAGAAGGATATGGATAAAAGGGCAATCAAAAGCTTAAGAAAGCATCGAACTGCCCAAACAAAAGCCACTGATTGGGACACTATATAAATCAGTTTATTACGAATTCCAATAAAGTATGATTTCATTCCTTTGATCTTCCTTCATATGCCTAATTGGCGTTGGGAATAACATAAACAAATCATAATCTAATGGTCGACTTCTCATTCTTCTTTTAGCATTTCCCAAGTTATCAATGCTTGGTCACACTTCTTATTGGTATGGTCTATCTAAAGACTAAGATATACataactacaagaaaattatttatttgtgatgagTTATTTttaacgaaatgattatttttaactaaattgagtatttttatctcaaataattttttgcgTCGCAAAAAATAGtcataaatatctatttttttgtagtgatatatatattgtaaagaaattaagtgaattaaaattgaatattacaaaaaaaaaatgagagagagagagagagatggattataaagagtaatttaGTTTAGGTTTCTTTTAAGAGTGTCTTGTCCTTAGCATCTATAGCCCTTGTCACAATagatttccaagaaaaaaaacctGTAGTTCAAAATATTGGTTTTGTTTGACCCCATTTGTGTCACAATGCTTTCATGTCTAATAGAAGGTAGAACCAGGTGTTgtactttataaaatatgttttctaGCCCATATTTTGAGATAGGgatgctacccgcatggtgcaggGCGGGAGCACCCTCCCCGCCCCCGAGAGGCGGGGGCCCCGCCCCTCTACCGAGGGGTGGGGTAGAAACCGCACCGCACCCCATTTCGCCTCCCACTCAAcccattatctaaaaaaaaattttaaactaaaatattttttagactcaaattataatataatttaaagtataaattaaaatttatacattaaaaaaatacaaactcattagagttatattttttattgtcttGGCATTAAGTCTCACATTTCTTAACTAtcactattgtattgtcttggcctcctatataatggttggcctaggaggtaAAGacaatccattaacttgaagttaaattcaagtttttaacaaattgtatatatttatatacaatatatttatatacattacttatatattatataaatattaaaaattaaaaaattttacattaaaaatgaGAGGAGTGCGGAGCGGGAAGCGGGGCTCCACTGGGGTCAATTCGTCCCCTGCCCCCGCATGGGGTATTCCGTGCTGGGCGGGGGCCCCCGCCCCTGCATGGACGGTGCATGGTAGCCtgcccgcccatgcgggggcaaGGTAGTAAGGGGCGAGGACCCGTTGCCCACCTCTATTTTGAGAGACTAAAAGGAACTAAATgtggaaaagaaattaagaaataataaacaagTATAATGCAGGaggttttagaaaagaaaagggtcCCTCTATACTCTTTAGGGACCAAAGTATGCACCTATTTTCTTCCGTGCATGCTTCAGTCCcttaaacatttttctttaaaaaaatgagcaGTTGAAatagagaatatatatttttgactaaaatttaacaaataatataagaagGCTGACCGTATTTACTCTATTAAAATCTAAGCACCAAGATTATACCACTTGACATTTTattcatctcaatatttatttttgaaataggGTGTAAAGTATCactatttaataataataatcagagagggtaatattttttattgagtcgGCAGAATAGTCTACAGTAGCCCGTTCATTTTAAtctatagttatttttataatttttttatttaaaattttttaatatatttaaatatttttaaaaaataaaaaaataccaatacatttaaaatcaattttttaattattaaataaaaaaattccgaACGGTCAAATACAGCCATACGAATTTGTGGGTAAAGTAAATTTTTCCTTTTCGATTTAATAGTCTGAagtataaatatgaaatattcgaTAATATGACTTTTCTAATAATAAAGATAAGATTGGGGGGTGGGGCACAAGgcttctctctctagaaaattTAAGGCTACCCGGGTTTTGGGAAAAAGGACTGTCTCGGGACTTGGACTCTGATGAGACAGACGGGGGAGACATGCAACAAAAATTCTGCAGAGCATTGGCAATAGACTAATTattgtcaagtctaaaatttaactaaaatcttatattttggctattgtattaatttttgactaTTTAAGTTCACATTAGACTAatcattttaaagtcaaaataatattattatattatatattttaataatatttgacaaattttttttttcatattttgtaaatatacttcatatattttaataatatttgataaaaaaaattatacaacaattcttaaaaccaataaactaatttttgctaaccctttttttttgctatttatatttttatattgtgtattaagctaataatgatagaaaataaatgtaccctcaatttgaaactttatcataaaagaaaagtaatttggcaagaaaaattaccaaaaagggagggaaattgagaaaaaaataataaaaaactcatttggtccTTCAATAGTGTATCGCCAAATATAGCTAGGTGGGAaaagttactgtagctcaaaactaaaatatatggctATAGCTAGTTCAATGTAGGAAGTTTGTAAtcaaaaaaggtaaaatttacACTTGGCGTTGgcaggccattgccaatgcttatatggaaaatgatagaaatatattttttttatataattatattttaaataaaaaatatttttataaaataacaacattttatataaatactttcattttaaaatataattatataaatagttgtaaaaaaaaactgtacatgtataattattctaataatataagATACGTTTTTTTAGTGCttatatatattgtgagtttggttgccaaactcatctcaactcattattacaactttttcaaatcccaatacaaaatataataaacaattcaactttttcaaattctaaaataataataatattaaaaaataatattttaacaatattttatcatcttaactcaactcaactcaacttacttcaacatccaaacacacactAAATACTCTCACGAGCCAACTCTTTatgaaccaataaaaaaaattaaaaaaaaaaaacagaattcagaaaaattattgTGGGCTGTGCCGTGCAatgcaaatataatatatatattcacggCTAATATTTTTCCCTTCTTTGAGTAATTACTAATTATTCACAAATGCAAGTAAACATCTTCACGCATAAAACATAGATAAGGAAGAGATAAAAGGAAATTACAAGTAAAccgataattatataaaaagaacgTTTCAGAAAATACTCATtgaaaaaatcaatattataataataataataataaaatctttcaCTGTTATAAGATGTTATTTAccatcttttaattattatttcatcatttcCTTTTCTAATGTAgtattaaatagttaaaaacttatttttatttattatttatctgtCAATTATTTTATAGGATCGTGCTATATACACCCACCCGAGAGATTCTCCCAATAAATCCATttgatctttttaaaaaaaaaaaaattcatacatttttttatactcttaaatatttaaaaaaacattttacatcatcattaaaaaaatatttccttaatcactaagttaaaaaaataaataaattggaaaAATGTCTCGGGACCCAAGCATTTTCCTATTTGATACTGCATCAAGAGACGAAAACATATGATAAAATGgcctataaatataatttatttttcacttgtTGAGATGAACTTCATTTGAGTTGTTTAGTGTAACGGGTGCAGAAAGGGTAAAAATACAAATGAGCTAGTTTCTGAAGATCAAACTCACATAAAGGATAAAAAAGTTGCACAATTttgaaatccaaaaataaatcactCATTGTCACAGGATGGGTGCAGGATTGAGGATTGTTTCGAGAGGATGCCGATGAGCAATACTGCTGCATTCGATGATCAACAGAATTAAATAATACTCGATATTAAGCCCTAGACTCAACGAATGGGCACGAATGGGCGAGCCAACTATACTATGAACAACTAATTCAGACTAATCATACAAAGACAGACCTCTTTGGCACCATAAAACCACCATCCATACATGCATAAGCATGGTAGCTTTTTAATACCTTTGTAACATCAGAACCTCAGTATGTAAATCACCAGCAGAGCCGAGGTCGTCACTTCCGCATGATCTGCAGCTAAGAAGCGACGCAAGCAGAAACAATCAGGCCTCGAGCATTAAGccattttattcatcatctgtCGAAAGCACAAGCAGGCCAAACTCCTTGGGGGCCTAATGATCTGAGCCGGATAATTTACATCACTCTCCCCGTCCGGGGTCAAGTGCAAGTAGATCTACAAGTAGTCTTGTAGTTCATCTGGCACATGCAACTTCTCAATGGCAGCCTGTCAAAAGATACAGAGGACAAGAAAGGATCATAGAGCAGAAGTTCCTTGCTCTCAGGAAAGAAACAACTTAGTGAAGAGGGAGGAAGACAAGAAAACCTACAATCTATTTGTAAAGTAATCGGAACAAAAACAAGAGATTTTGTTTACTTTGGAAAACATTGATGGTATAGCCACAGAAAAAGCTAAAAGATGCATGATTCATGTCAGACAGTAAGATAAGTAGGAATTGCAACAACTGAGAACCCCTCAATATAATTGAATGAGATGGGTGAGATAGGTTCAGAGATGGCCAGACTTGCAGGAGGAAAGTACGGCCCCACCCCAAAAAAATGatgtatttattgaaaaaaatgctATATACGGCCATTATTTGATAGGGCCTCTTCCCATCTAACTTGAGCACGGATAGGGGTGAGAGGCCTGGGAGGAAGGTCTGCTCTCCCTTATCTGTCATAGGAATGATAACAACGGTAAACAACTCTTTTTCCCCAAATACGGAATGTATCGTCAAATATTCAATATGATTCCACAAGATCTAGTTTCGTTCAAGTAACGGATTCTAGCCAATTGAAAGGATCTTCTGATACCACTTCCATAGAGCCCACAATCTCATGTGAGAATCAGTTGCATATTGTGATCTGTGCACACTCAGTTAAACTCCAACAAGCCTCAAAAAGAGAAATCTTTTCCTTACctaaaaatttaggaaagtttgAAGGTGTATTTTGACAATACTCTCTAGTTTCAGAGGCAAGATGATAGCTAGGAAATAAGTCAATCACCTTAATGGTAGCTACGTCTGTCGCGGGTGGTTTCAAATCCAAAGCAAGACCAAAATGAAGCATCGCTTTGTCATGCATATTACGCCTCTTGTAGATCTTACCCATCAAAGCATATATACTGCTTTCGCGAGGGGCAAACTCTTTAAGCTCCTCCAGGGCTTCAAGGGCTTCATCAAAATTTTCCAAGCTCACTAGTATATTAGCCTTCTGATACATGGGAAGAGGATTCTTCTTATCTGCTAAAATAGCCTTCTCCATTATCACCAGAGCTTCATCACTTCTCTGTCAGGCAATAGAAACACAATTAAGAGAGCTTTCATATACTGTTGCTCCTGAAATCATAATATTAGAATTAACATAGCAATTGGTCCAACCTTTAAGGCATGCAAAGCTGTACCAAGATAAGACATTATAACAGAAGAACGTGTATTTATTTGGAAAGCCATCTGGAAGTGATGCTCTGAAAACTCATACTTCTCTTGGCGAAGATATATCATTCCAAGCCCATACCAGGAGTTATAATGCCTTGCATCAACCCGAAGTGCACTCTGGTAGCTCTTAATTCCATTCTCAAAGTCCTCCAAAGCTACATATCTGTAAATAAGAATGCAATTGCAAGATCATAAATAACTAGCTGAAGCAGCAAAGGTAAAAATTGACCATCAGAGAAGAAGTTCACTCCAAAAGGTATTCAATTGGGGGTTAAATCAGGGCAGGAAAAGATACTGTCACATACTCATGGCCACAAAGGGTGTGTGCATATGCAAATCTTGGATTAAGTTGAACAGCTCGCTGGAAATTTCTCAAAGCAGTTTCGTGGTCTTTTTGCAAGCTATAGCAATTTCCCATAGCACACCTGCATGTCCATTCAAAAGGAAActtataaagaataattttatcgCTAATAAAAACTACGAACTCTGAATATACTAAAAACGAACACCTAATGCCTTCATGACCTTTGACCCTCAAATTTGCAAAGACActctgtgataccccatatgataaggataagggtagatggtgtatgagatttcacattgcttgggaagaagttcttgctctttataaggttccaatagggctccaattgttGTATCATTGACTGGAGTGGCTCTAATtgttgtatcattgactagtccttttggagtatagaccatgtggtttgggtcttccattggagcgttacaaatggtataagATCCTattccaacaaaaaatgtgGGGCTTGAGCTGTGCCACCTACGATGGACTAGCCCGACGAAGACGtcgggaattttttttttttttttttggggggagggagagagagagagagagagagagagagagagagagattgtgataccccatatgataaggataaggataagggtaggtggtgtatgagatcccacattacttgagaatgagaagttcttgctccttataagattccaatatgactttaattgtatcattgactagtccttttgaagtataagtcatgtggtttaggccttccattggggtgttacaacctACTAACGTCAAAAGTTGTGGATTAATGCCACAAAACCAATAGATCACTGCACTATTAATCATGGCCATCATAAATAGAAGCAtataaccccaaggggttggcccaagtggtgaaggccttggtcttggagTATCACTTCCTTCAAGGTCCAatgttcaacacctcatgggtgcaaacaatttttttggggccacaccccctagtgaaaagccagcgatttaactaGTTCCATGTAGTGAAACTTCCAAGGATGCGGTGCACGGGACCGAGGTTTACTTTGCAGGGgcgggtccgaagggccctgccttggagatgTTCCCcgacatcaaaaaataaataaataaatagaagcATGTAACAGGATGGTAGAAACAAACACAACACAGCTCATAAGacaaaatagaaagataaaagCCAAAAGACAAAAGACCTTCCCATCCCTCAACTGAAAAAAGGTAGGcaggaaaaatatatacttcTCTAAATAGGAGTGATTGCATATTGCAGGTAAACTCTAAACACAAGATAGAAGTACCAAAGAAATTGAGGGTTAAAACATTTTGGAGcatgagaaatataaaaaagtcaCAGCAGAAATCTAACGCCGAGAAGAAAGGTTAGAATGCACTGTGTAATGTGAAGAAAGATTGAAAAGGCTACCAAGATTGAGATGCTAAACGGTCAGTTGAGATAAGTTCTTGAGCCAGATAACTCAACTTCATATCTTCCTTCAAATGCTGCAATGGAAATAGAACAACTGTCAGCGAAGCAAGGGAGTCAAGGAAAACTTTTCTGCAAGCATCCAGTATtataaacacaagaaaatatcatAAGAGAGCTATCACTTCAGATAAGTAGAATGACAATAACTTTAAGCCTGCAGCTTGTGGTTAGATGAATTTGCTGAAGTCACCCATCTAAGGGattaaattttcagattgcaTCATATGGGGGTTATGATACCCCCTCTCTCCTTACAGTAGATAAAAGAggattttttacaaatacagtATGGTGGGAACTCACATAAAGTACTGTAGAATAAGTATCCATTCCGTCTAAGCTGTACGGGGATGCCTGGCGGGCAAGACTGAATGCCCCATCAGCCTCTAAATAATCAACCAATTCGAAATATGCTTTTCCAACCTGCATTTAAAACATGAACGAATTAAGAGGTCCAATAGTAAGGAATATGCAGGCATGCTAACGTTCTAGCATAAGTCTAAGGTGCTCCCAAAAAAGTGGGTACAATGTATGTAAATAAACTAGTTCATTTAAAAACCATGCATCTGTATGAACAGTCACAAATCACAGCTGACACAAGTACATGATCAGCAGTAGAGAAAagtataaaatccagaaaaggGTCAAGGAAATAGCTTTGAACTACCAAACTACCTGGGAAAGCACCCAGCCTGTGTTATAATGCTTGTGTGGAAGTTTAAGATAAACATCCAGTGCTTCCTGTAACCCAGAAGCAGTCAGACAATGAAACATGAGCCAGGAAATACAAGATATCTTAGTTCCATATTTGGTGCTTTCTAATATAACTCCACTAAtgtcataatatatattcttttctgTTCCATTTAAGAAAAAGTATCTattatctattaaaaataatcaaattatacctGACATCTGTACATACAGGAAAGTCTGTAGCCGTCCCCAAGAGTTCTCAAAAGACCCAGTATTTCTGAAGCACCACTAATAACTTTTGAGCCGTTCATGATACCTCCACTAATTGGAATGGTTGTTCCTTCTTGTTCAGGAAATCTAGTATCACCAGAGGGAGACAAACTAGAAGTTGTTGACGTGACGTTTGTACGAGAATCATCAAAAGTCTCATTGCGTATCCCTAAAAGAGTGATAAATTAGACAGTTTTAGGGAGTCATTTACTAGCACCATGAGGCAGAAACATCAcctaataaaacaaattagttCATGACTGGCCAGTTTCAGACTGGCATATTGGAAATCAACTGTAATTTATAAGGACAAATGTTGTATCCACAGTAAAATTAACTTGAGTTTAAACATGACTTAAATAAAGTCATttcattgctttttttttttaatcagtaaacaaaattttattgatcataagaataggtaAGAACCAAGTAACGGGCATTTCATTGTTAACAAAGCGGTAGACAAAAACTACGTAAAGGACTATCAGTGAAGATTTCCATTTTCATTTGATGGTATAGTTCACTGAATtagtaaaagataaaagataaagagaTTCATTACcttcatcaatattttcattGGTCCATGACTGAACCTTACGAATTGTCACAGCACGAAATGCCATAGAGCTCAGTTTGGAACCTCCAAGATATTTAGAAGAGTTGCTAGTTCCATTTCCAACTACCATTGTAGCACTCACATTTGAGTTGGCCACTGCATCTCCAGAAAGCCTCGTACTTCGTCGAGGGCCAGAATCAGAAAATAACCTCCCAGAAATctgaaaataaaggaaacaaaggATCTCAAGGGAGAAGAAGATCCAAATAATGCATCAAATAGATCTAAGAATGACTTAAAAACCACTCCAACACTACATGCACGTTGATAGGCCAAGAAAGCAGTGGAATTAATTCAGCAAAAAAAGTAGTTACTAAGACAAGCTCAAATGACTTGAAGAACAAAATG
This window of the Juglans regia cultivar Chandler chromosome 12, Walnut 2.0, whole genome shotgun sequence genome carries:
- the LOC109005963 gene encoding cell division cycle protein 27 homolog B-like, whose amino-acid sequence is MEAILVDCVQNSLRHFMYRNAIFICERLCAEFPSETNMQLLAGCYLHSNQSYAAYHILKGTQMAQSRYMFALSCFQMDLLNEAEAALCPPNEPGAEIPNGAAGHYLLGLIYRYTDRRKTAVHHFKQALSADPLMWAAYEELCVLGAAEEAAAVFGEAAALCIQKQYLPHGSSSQSLHMSNEDRGLSSSGNFGPGADDASPRQLKHMQGNNQKDIPGNYHGATALGGAASQPSNGVSSNISFYNTPSPMASQLSGVAPPPLCRNAQPNGPNQSIVTVDSSPRSTVNSTIQAPRRKFVDEGKLRKISGRLFSDSGPRRSTRLSGDAVANSNVSATMVVGNGTSNSSKYLGGSKLSSMAFRAVTIRKVQSWTNENIDEGIRNETFDDSRTNVTSTTSSLSPSGDTRFPEQEGTTIPISGGIMNGSKVISGASEILGLLRTLGDGYRLSCMYRCQEALDVYLKLPHKHYNTGWVLSQVGKAYFELVDYLEADGAFSLARQASPYSLDGMDTYSTVLYHLKEDMKLSYLAQELISTDRLASQSWCAMGNCYSLQKDHETALRNFQRAVQLNPRFAYAHTLCGHEYVALEDFENGIKSYQSALRVDARHYNSWYGLGMIYLRQEKYEFSEHHFQMAFQINTRSSVIMSYLGTALHALKRSDEALVIMEKAILADKKNPLPMYQKANILVSLENFDEALEALEELKEFAPRESSIYALMGKIYKRRNMHDKAMLHFGLALDLKPPATDVATIKAAIEKLHVPDELQDYL